The genomic stretch GCCGGATTTTCGGCGTCAGCCGCCAGGCTTTGGTCAACGACGACCTCGGCGCATTCGCTGGCGCCGCCGCGAAGATGGGCGCCGCAGCCGGCGTGTTTGAAGCGAAAACCCTGGCCGCACTGCTGGAAAGCAACCCGGTTATGGCGGATGGTAAGGCCGTTTTCCATGCCGACCACAAGAACCTTGGAACGGGCGCGTTGACGATGGGCAACCTGGCCGCCGGGCGCCTCTTGTTCCGCAAGCAGGTCGGTTTGTCTGGCGATCTGGTTGACCTTGCACCGCGGTTCCTTGTCGTGCCGAGCGAGCTCGAAACCGAGGCCGAACAACTCCTTGCGGACATCGCAGCCGCCAAAACGGAAGACGTGCCGGCAGCGGCGCGCAACTTGGAACTGGTGGTCGAACCCCGCCTGACCAATCCCACCGCATGGTATTTGGCCGCCGCACCTGGGCAGGTTGAAGGGCTGGAATATTCGTATCTCGAAGGATTCGAGGGGCCGTATTTCGAGACCCGCCGCGGCTTCGATGTCGATGGCGTGGAGATCAAGGTTCGTTTGGACTTTGGGGCCGCGTTCCTTGAACACAGGTCTTGGGTGAAGTCACCGGGCGCCTGATATTCAGGTTATTAATCAATAGCTTAGCGGCGCTCCTCACGGGGCGCCGTTTCCCTTTCTGAAAAGGAAACCGAGATGAAATTCGAGATCAAAAACCCGCGAAAGACCCGTTCAGAGTTCGGCTTTGTGATGACGTTCGACGTGCAATTTAATGCGATTTTGCTACGCGGCTGCGCCTTGCGGCGCGTTGAACAATACCCCGATCAACTGACTTTTGCGACCATTCGCGAGCAGGGCGAACGCCTGCCAGCCTTTGCGATTTCGCCAAATGTGAAGGATGAGATCGGGCGCGACGCGGTTGCGCTCTATAACGGATGGACCGGCAAAAACATGAGATTCGCGTCGCCACGCGAGTTCGCCGAACCCGCACCCGCGCCCGACGCCGGGCTAAAGAAGATGCTTTCGGCCGGCGAAGCGGACTGCCTTCGGGAGTCTGGCCTATGATTGGCGTCGCGCTCAAAGACGGCGTTTTGCACCAAGGCCGCCATATCACCCGCCTGGACTTCCGGCCGATCACCGCCGCCGATCTGGACATGATTGCCGAGATGGACGCCACCCACGCCGGCAGCGTGCTGCGCGTGGTGTCACACTTCACCGGCGCGCCCTATGAGGCCCTGCAATTTTTGACG from Peteryoungia desertarenae encodes the following:
- a CDS encoding phage tail assembly protein encodes the protein MIGVALKDGVLHQGRHITRLDFRPITAADLDMIAEMDATHAGSVLRVVSHFTGAPYEALQFLTIDDFAAAVATLGKLFERHTIKVRQ